A portion of the Parasteatoda tepidariorum isolate YZ-2023 chromosome 5, CAS_Ptep_4.0, whole genome shotgun sequence genome contains these proteins:
- the LOC107439124 gene encoding retinol dehydrogenase 11, producing MDLLLMITKDLSYILVQYPLYSLIASVILFGILLRFYCRLTLGRFEDDQSMDGKTVLITGASDGIGKSTALDLAKRNARVLMACRNLEKAGKVVEEIKKASGNHNVVLYHLELSSFASVRKCAEEVLKNEKELHVLINNAGISGIPRRLSEDGCEVLMQTNHFGHFLLTLLLLDLLKKCTPSRIINVSSEAHLFARLNVDDLTNRQQLRPGLVYCNSKLVNILFTRELAERLDGTGVTVNALHPGCVKTSIFRGKTDIISLLSKFLFFIVGKNSEEGAQTTIRLAVDPKLEKTNGKYFSDCKEAKISKDAKDKSQAKRLFEISEQVVGKTFLKS from the exons ATGGACTTGTTACTCATGATAACAAAAGATCTCTCTTACATTCTTGTCCAATATCCTCTATATTCGTTAATTGCGAGTGTCATATTATTTGGAATACTACTGAGGTTTTATTGCCGACTGACTTTGGGACGATTCGAAGATGATCAGTCCATGGATGGAAAAACAGTTCTCATTACTGGAGCCTCAGacg GTATAGGTAAATCTACTGCTCTTGATCTAGCGAAACGAAATGCGCGCGTGTTAATGGCTTGTAGAAATCTTGAAAAAGCTGGAAAAGTtgtagaagaaataaaaaaagcatcagGTAACCACAACGTGGTCCTCTATCATCTCGAGCTGAGTTCATTTGCATCGGTTAGAAAGTGTGCTGAAGAAGTTCTAAAGAATGAAAAGGAGCTAcatgtattaattaataatgcagGAATATCag GAATTCCACGACGTCTGTCAGAAGATGGGTGCGAAGTTCTCATGCAGACTAATCATTTTGGGCATTTTCTGCTCACATTGTTGCTTTTAG atcttttaaaaaaatgtactccAAGTAGAATTATTAATGTGTCTTCAGAAGCTCATCTTTTTGCAAGATTAAATGTGGATGATTTGACGAATAGGCAACAATTGAGACCAGGTTTAGTttattgcaattcaaaattggtgaatatattatttacaagaGAGTTAGCTGAAAGGTTAGATGGAACAG gagtAACTGTGAACGCTTTGCATCCAGGATGTGTTAAGACATCAATTTTCAGAGGGAAGACTGATATTATATCTCTTCTCAGcaagtttctcttttttattgtagGAAAG AATTCTGAAGAAGGTGCACAGACAACAATTCGCCTAGCTGTTGATCCCAAGTTGGAAAAAACAAATGGGAAATATTTCTCTGATTGTAAAGAAGCCAAAATCAGCAAGGATGCTAAGGACAAGTCGCAAGCGAAACGGCTGTTTGAAATAAGTGAACAAGTTGTcggcaaaacatttttaaaatcgtag